In Agrobacterium sp. RAC06, a single window of DNA contains:
- a CDS encoding GGDEF domain-containing protein, whose translation MQQVKNPAASIALRVATAMHQMGIDGLPRNYELVYEAYSGSNPELVREFIALGKIKTQEALDELGRKYLPHHHEDGLLSRQNGQVRAEMSNFISLLNEEKISLTDYGRVIGHASKTILTEADLEGTPLGQSIKMLKAATEKRAHQNSNVVRAVVDKTAALADLQREAEEAEAAKFVDPVTRLASRRAFNKAVAKIYVNPEMPVLCGVAIGEIDDYARIQEQMGPAVAERFLMQVAKVLEAVSGGGDLACRFDAGRFGLLLYTSDQEEISRVVDLVRAKLKATNFVGSSTGARMGQLGMSFGICFSEQAPNAFDFTNFAEKALATSKAAGGDTVTIYGASDYVSKDWLLYKKKPVGGFGA comes from the coding sequence ATGCAGCAAGTCAAGAATCCGGCCGCCAGCATTGCGCTTCGTGTCGCGACCGCCATGCATCAGATGGGCATCGACGGTTTGCCGCGCAATTACGAACTGGTTTACGAGGCCTATTCCGGCAGCAATCCGGAACTTGTCCGCGAGTTCATTGCGCTGGGCAAGATAAAGACCCAGGAGGCCCTCGACGAACTCGGCCGCAAATACCTGCCGCACCACCATGAAGACGGGCTGCTGAGCCGCCAAAATGGTCAGGTTCGCGCCGAGATGAGCAATTTCATCAGTCTGCTGAACGAAGAGAAGATTTCGCTCACCGACTACGGCCGCGTCATCGGCCATGCTTCCAAGACCATCCTGACCGAAGCCGATCTCGAAGGTACGCCGCTCGGCCAGTCGATCAAGATGCTGAAGGCCGCGACCGAAAAGCGCGCTCACCAGAACAGCAATGTCGTGCGCGCCGTGGTCGACAAGACCGCAGCCCTTGCCGACCTGCAGCGCGAGGCCGAAGAGGCCGAAGCCGCGAAATTCGTTGATCCGGTCACCCGCCTTGCCAGCCGCCGTGCCTTCAACAAGGCGGTCGCGAAGATCTATGTGAACCCGGAAATGCCGGTACTCTGCGGTGTCGCCATCGGCGAAATCGACGACTATGCGCGCATCCAGGAGCAGATGGGCCCGGCCGTTGCCGAGCGTTTCCTGATGCAGGTCGCCAAGGTGCTGGAAGCCGTCTCCGGCGGTGGCGATCTCGCCTGCCGCTTCGATGCCGGCCGCTTCGGACTGCTGCTTTACACTTCGGACCAGGAAGAGATCAGCCGCGTGGTCGATCTCGTTCGCGCCAAGCTCAAGGCCACCAATTTCGTAGGCTCGTCGACCGGTGCCCGCATGGGCCAGCTAGGCATGTCCTTCGGCATCTGCTTCTCCGAGCAGGCCCCGAACGCCTTCGACTTCACCAACTTCGCCGAAAAGGCGCTCGCCACCTCGAAGGCAGCCGGCGGCGACACCGTGACGATCTACGGTGCAAGCGATTATGTCTCGAAGGACTGGCTGCTCTACAAGAAGAAGCCGGTGGGCGGTTTCGGCGCCTGA
- a CDS encoding L-threonylcarbamoyladenylate synthase — translation MARIIPIATDKDKAEAIAAATEVLLRHLPVAIPTETVYGLAADATHPAAITSIYETKGRPRFNPLICHMADLEMAERYADFDPISRQLAKAFWPGPMTLVLPLKDNCGIHPLATAGLDSVGIRVPVGFTAELIRSLDRPLAAPSANSSGRISPTTARHVEADLGQKIEVIVDGGPCPVGVESTIVKVEGGEIRLLRPGGIAVEAIEAVTGKSVMRPKTSGTAAIEAPGMLASHYAPNAAVRLNATEVSGREALIAFGPYDISGASTAHAVFNLSPTADLAEAASNLFDYLKRADASGAAGIAVAPIPDEGLGEAINDRLMRAAAPRGSGG, via the coding sequence ATGGCGCGGATCATCCCGATCGCTACCGACAAGGACAAGGCGGAGGCCATTGCGGCGGCGACCGAGGTGCTGCTGCGCCACCTTCCCGTGGCGATCCCCACCGAGACCGTCTACGGGCTTGCAGCCGACGCAACCCATCCGGCGGCCATCACGTCGATCTACGAAACAAAGGGGCGGCCGCGCTTCAATCCGCTGATCTGCCACATGGCGGATCTCGAGATGGCGGAACGCTACGCCGACTTCGATCCGATCTCACGGCAACTGGCGAAGGCCTTCTGGCCGGGGCCGATGACGCTCGTTCTGCCGCTCAAGGACAATTGCGGCATTCATCCGCTGGCGACCGCGGGGCTCGATAGCGTGGGCATACGCGTGCCTGTCGGCTTTACCGCAGAACTCATTCGCAGTCTCGACCGGCCGCTTGCAGCACCGAGCGCCAATTCCTCCGGACGGATCAGCCCGACGACAGCGCGGCATGTGGAGGCCGATCTCGGCCAGAAGATCGAGGTCATCGTCGATGGCGGCCCCTGCCCCGTCGGCGTGGAATCGACGATCGTGAAAGTCGAGGGCGGCGAAATCCGGCTGCTCAGACCGGGCGGCATCGCCGTCGAGGCAATTGAGGCCGTAACGGGCAAGTCGGTCATGCGTCCAAAGACGTCTGGAACGGCAGCGATCGAGGCGCCGGGCATGCTCGCTTCGCACTATGCGCCCAATGCTGCCGTGCGACTGAATGCGACAGAGGTCTCCGGTCGGGAAGCCTTGATCGCCTTTGGTCCCTACGACATATCCGGCGCCTCGACCGCGCATGCCGTTTTCAACCTGAGCCCCACGGCGGACCTCGCTGAAGCGGCCAGCAATCTCTTCGATTATCTGAAGCGTGCCGATGCAAGCGGGGCTGCGGGCATTGCCGTAGCGCCCATCCCTGACGAGGGTCTGGGTGAGGCGATCAATGACCGGCTGATGCGGGCGGCTGCACCACGTGGCTCGGGGGGATGA
- a CDS encoding FAD-binding oxidoreductase — protein sequence MNVTMSLADRLRAFVDIVGEANALTTAADIKPYLTENRGLYHGASPLVLKPGSTQEVSAILKLASETGTSIVPVSGRTGLVGGQVPREDGHDVLLSLERMNKIREVDPVADVIVADGGAVLADVQKAAEAHDRLFPLSLGSEGSCRIGGNLATNAGGTAVLAYGNMRQLCLGLEVVLPTGEIWDGLRRLKKDNSGYDLRDLFIGAEGTLGVITGAVLKMVPRPRGRQVAYAGLASPEAALALFEKASQRCGSALTGFELMPRIGVEFTTKHIVGVRDPLASIHPWYALIDISTSDSAETADTMMHELLAEAHEAGLVSDAAIASSLAQQDAFWHLRESMSEAQRPEGGSIKHDVSVPVSRIPAFLKEADVAVHALMPDARICAFGHLGDGNIHYNISQPVGADKAEFIGRWREVNAVVHAVVHKHTGSISAEHGVGQLKRDELAASRPAIETELMRRIKQAFDPAGIMNPGKVIG from the coding sequence ATGAATGTGACCATGAGCCTTGCGGACCGTCTGCGCGCCTTCGTCGATATCGTCGGCGAGGCCAATGCGCTGACCACGGCTGCTGATATCAAACCCTATCTGACGGAGAACCGGGGGCTTTATCACGGCGCCTCGCCGCTGGTGCTGAAGCCCGGCTCGACCCAGGAGGTTTCAGCCATCCTCAAGCTCGCCTCTGAAACGGGCACATCGATCGTGCCGGTCAGCGGCCGCACCGGACTTGTCGGAGGGCAAGTGCCCCGCGAAGACGGACACGACGTGCTGCTCTCGCTGGAGCGAATGAACAAGATCCGGGAAGTCGATCCCGTCGCCGATGTGATCGTTGCCGATGGCGGGGCTGTTCTGGCCGATGTGCAGAAGGCGGCAGAGGCGCATGACCGACTGTTTCCGCTGTCGCTGGGTTCCGAAGGCTCGTGCCGGATCGGCGGCAATCTTGCGACCAATGCCGGCGGAACGGCGGTGCTTGCCTATGGTAATATGCGCCAGCTCTGCCTCGGGCTCGAAGTCGTGCTGCCGACGGGCGAGATCTGGGATGGTCTAAGGCGCCTGAAGAAGGACAATAGCGGTTACGACCTGCGCGATCTCTTCATCGGCGCGGAGGGCACGCTCGGCGTGATCACCGGCGCCGTTTTGAAGATGGTGCCGCGTCCGCGCGGGCGGCAGGTGGCCTATGCGGGCCTCGCTTCACCGGAGGCAGCCCTTGCCCTGTTCGAGAAGGCGTCGCAGCGCTGCGGCTCGGCACTGACAGGCTTCGAGCTGATGCCACGCATCGGCGTGGAATTCACCACCAAGCATATTGTCGGCGTGCGTGACCCGCTCGCCTCGATCCATCCCTGGTATGCGCTCATCGACATCTCGACTTCGGATTCGGCCGAGACCGCAGATACGATGATGCATGAGCTTTTAGCAGAAGCGCATGAGGCCGGTCTCGTGTCTGATGCAGCGATCGCCAGTTCGCTCGCCCAGCAGGATGCCTTCTGGCACCTGCGCGAGAGCATGTCCGAAGCGCAGAGACCGGAGGGCGGATCGATCAAGCATGATGTTTCGGTGCCCGTCTCCCGCATCCCGGCCTTCCTCAAAGAGGCGGATGTCGCCGTGCATGCCTTGATGCCGGATGCACGGATCTGCGCCTTCGGGCATCTCGGCGATGGCAATATCCATTATAACATCAGCCAGCCTGTGGGTGCCGACAAGGCAGAGTTCATTGGTCGCTGGCGCGAGGTCAATGCCGTGGTGCATGCGGTCGTTCACAAGCATACGGGCTCGATTTCGGCGGAGCATGGCGTCGGTCAGCTAAAGCGTGACGAACTGGCGGCCAGCCGGCCGGCGATCGAAACGGAGCTGATGCGGCGCATCAAGCAGGCCTTCGACCCGGCAGGCATCATGAACCCCGGCAAGGTGATCGGCTGA